Genomic DNA from Rhodothermales bacterium:
CGCCGCGAGCCACGGCGCCAGCTCTTCCGTGCGCTCCAATAGATCTTCCGGCACCACCACATAGTCCTTCATGGTCGAACCGTAGGACGTGAAAGGACCGCTTTCGTACTGCTCTCGGAAGCGGGTCTGGTCTTCCCTGGACAGTCTGATTCCAAACCGTGCCTCGGTGGAAAACATCGTAAACATGTGCCCATTGACCGAGGTGTAGAGCAGGTTCTTTCCCTTTCGCTCCGCGTCGGGGTGAGTGGCCAGAAGCGCGTCATAAAGCGCCTTCTTGGCATCAGAAACGGGGGTCTTCTTCATGGCGATGGGTCTTCGGCAGACTTCAAACTACGTCAGCACGAAACCGGAATGACCCGATGGCGACAAGGAATGCGTGGTAAAGGGTGAATCACCCACGCATTCCTTACAACCCCACCTCAAGAGGCTACCATGAAACGCACCCATTACAACCTCATCGCGACGTTGGTGATTGCGACAGCGATTGCGCCGGCCACCAGCGCCCAACCGCATCTGCCCGACGAAACCGCGACCTTCACGATCCCGCCCGCCAAGATCGCCCAAATGAGCTCGTCCCAGTGGGACGCATTCGGAAAGCGGATTTCTCGCGCCCTGACTGCTCAAAACGCCGGTGTTCGGGAAGCCGCCATGCGCGGTGTCATCCAGTACGCCACCCACATCAGCTTTGACCGTCGCGCCATCATTTCGCTGGCCCGGACCTATCGCAATGACGAGAACGACAACCGGCGTCGCATGGCGGTGGTCGCCCTCGCAGCTACGGAGGATGCCTGGGCACTCGACTATCTGGAGCGCTCCCTGCCATTCGAACGCTCCACACCCGTCCGTCACACGGTTGCTGCCGCCCTGGTCGAGGCCGGCATAATCGGCCTGGGACCGGCCCGGTCGTCCAACTGAGCCTCCCAAGATCCAGAGCTTCCTCCCAACCCGGCATGCCCCAGGCGTGCCGGGTCGTCTGGTTTCAGGGCCGTAGGGTCGCGCAAGAAGTATCTTCGCTGCATGACGTGGATTGACGAGCTCCCCACCCCCTCCGTCCTGATCGAGAAGGCCCGACTTGAGGCCAACATCGCAGCCATGCAAACCATGGCCGATGCGCAGGAGGTGGCCCTCCGGCCGCACACCAAAACCCACAAATCGGTTCGCATAGCCCGCCTGCAACGGGAGGCCGGCGCACGCGGACTGACTGTAGCAAAGGTGGGGGAAGCCGAGACGCTGGTCGAGCATGGGTTCACCGACATTCGTCTGGCCTACCCCATCATCGGCGAGGACAAACTCGGCAGGGTCCAGCGCCTGATGAATCAGGCGCGCATCACCTTCTGTGTGGACACGCTTCGAGGCGCTCGCCTGGCTTCGAACTGGTTTGGCGCCCTGGACCGACCGGCGGAGGTGCTGCTGGAAGTGGACGTGGGTTACGGGCGATGCGGCCTGCGATGGGACGACCCGGATTCGGTCGATGTGGCCAGGGAGATTGCGTCCATGCCTGGCGTCAAGGTGATCGGCATCCTGACCCACGCGGGCCATTCGTACAACGGGCCCGATGGTGATGAAACGGCCGAGCAAGCCCTACGGCGCGTTTCAAGGGAAGAACGCGATCACATGCTCGCCTTCGCTTCCGCACTCGGCCATGCGGGGCTGGCAGACCCCGCATCGTTCGAGATCTCTGTCGGATCGACGCCGTCCATGCGGTACTTCGAGAATGCCGAGCGAGACGGCTTCAGGGTAACAGAGATCCGCCCGGGTAACTACGTGTTTCATGACGCGATTCAGGTGGCCCTGGGGGTCGCAGAGTGGGCCCAGTGCGCACTTACGGTGCATACCACCGTGATCTCCAAGCATCGCAACGACGACGGCTCCGAACGGGTTTTCCTCGATGCCGGCAAGAAGGTGATCACCTCGGACCGGGTTCCTTCCACAGGCCTGCACGGCACGTTACTCTACAACCCCCGGGTCATGGAGCCCCTTCCGCACGCACGGCTGCATGGCTTGTCTGAAGAGCATGGTTGGGTGTCGGTATCCGGCGGCGCGACGCTGGAGGTGGGGGATCAGGTGCGCGTCGTGCCGGCTCACTCCTGCGTGGTCGCAAACATGCTCGATGAGGTGGTTCTTGTCGACGGGGATCACGTGCTGGAGACCTGGGTCGTGGACTCGCGAGGTCGAGTCAGCTAGAGGCATCGCACTCCGGGCAGGTGGCTAGCCCCGGGCACACTCCGTAAAAAGTGTAGCTTTGGGCACCTCGACCGTCATCCGGGATGCTTCGTCGGCTACTGATCTTTCTGTGTGCGTGCCTTCCGTTCCGGGAGGTGTGCGGTCAGGCTTCGTCGCAGATCCTGGAGGGCTACCACATCCGGCACTGGACCTCCAATGAAGGACTGCCGGTGAGCCATGTGGAGTGGATTCGCAGCTCCTCGGACGGATATCTCTGGTTGGCCACCGGCAGCGGGCTGGTCCGCTTCGACGGCGTCGAATTCAGGACGTTCTCAGGCAATGAATTGCCCGGATGGAGCTCCAACTACGTGGAGTATCTGTGGGCCGATTGTGAGGACACGCTCTGGGCGTTTGAGCGCAGAACTGGACACGCACTACAGTACGACCCTGATTCTCAGGGGTTTAGCCCGACGTCGGGAATCGCCGCCATTTCCTCATGCGGTGACTGGCCTCTGTCGCACTCCGAGGTGGTATTGCGCGGCCGGTCTGATGCCGACGCCCTGCGTGCTGCCGGAGCGGCCGGGGTCTATGTGCGGGGTGACTCGCTCAT
This window encodes:
- a CDS encoding alanine racemase, which encodes MTWIDELPTPSVLIEKARLEANIAAMQTMADAQEVALRPHTKTHKSVRIARLQREAGARGLTVAKVGEAETLVEHGFTDIRLAYPIIGEDKLGRVQRLMNQARITFCVDTLRGARLASNWFGALDRPAEVLLEVDVGYGRCGLRWDDPDSVDVAREIASMPGVKVIGILTHAGHSYNGPDGDETAEQALRRVSREERDHMLAFASALGHAGLADPASFEISVGSTPSMRYFENAERDGFRVTEIRPGNYVFHDAIQVALGVAEWAQCALTVHTTVISKHRNDDGSERVFLDAGKKVITSDRVPSTGLHGTLLYNPRVMEPLPHARLHGLSEEHGWVSVSGGATLEVGDQVRVVPAHSCVVANMLDEVVLVDGDHVLETWVVDSRGRVS